A single region of the Vicia villosa cultivar HV-30 ecotype Madison, WI unplaced genomic scaffold, Vvil1.0 ctg.002607F_1_1, whole genome shotgun sequence genome encodes:
- the LOC131639367 gene encoding uncharacterized protein LOC131639367, whose translation MESYYNLPSDVILTIGYYGNNNFSILSFEEVARPQDLPPFHSRNVFSRDIYFFDVDLHPFSVDIPKLKLQEDFAIFLRDHAYEYIVLCGDNGKNKFMSTLKIEDPRRCKIGYGWDEFCKSNNFKCGDRIRFRLDVTSPDKTCYVYLIA comes from the exons ATGGAATCGTACTACAATCTACCATCGGATGTTATTTTGACGATTGGATATTATGGTAACAACAACTTTTCAATTTTATCATTTGAGGAGGTGGCTAGACCCCAAGATTTACCGCCTTTTCATAGCAGAAACGTGTTTTCCAGAGACATATATTTTTTCGACGTAGATCTCCATCCGTTCAGTGTTGATATTCCAAAATTA AAATTGCAGGAGGATTTTGCAATCTTCCTTAGAGATCATGCATATGAATACATTGTGTTGTGCGGTGACAACGGGAAGAATAAGTTCATGTCTACCTTAAAAATTGAAGATCCTCGCAGATGCAAGATAGGATatggatgggatgaattttgcaagtccaacaacttcaaatgcggaGATAGGATCCGATTTAGGTTAGATGTTACTTCCCCGGACAAAACTTGTTATGTGTATTTAATTGCATGA